The following proteins are encoded in a genomic region of Sparus aurata chromosome 11, fSpaAur1.1, whole genome shotgun sequence:
- the LOC115590879 gene encoding protein shisa-like-2A, with protein MSADCESYFSKENVLVESFTCPRADSDTTALFCCGFSDLKYCCDDPNSFFPYEYGYMWWLSLGALVGLSVAAVVLLAFIITLCVLCYLFITTKPRGLDNGLPLRAPGNSASPQEPGPSHASAPAGPQGLRKHFLRGKLDCDNQPPDPDRLFQRCFMATVTSINVEGPA; from the exons ATGAGCGCGGACTGCGAGAGTTACTTCAGCAAAGAAAACGTGCTCGTGGAGAGCTTCACGTGTCCGAGGGCGGACAGTGACACCACGGCACTTTTCTGCTGCGGCTTCAGCGACCTGAAGTACTGCTGCGATGACCCCAACAGCTTCTTCCCCTACGAGTACGGATACATGTGGTGGCTGAG CCTGGGCGCTCTCGTGGGTCTTTCTGTAGCAGCTGTGGTTCTTCTCGCCTTCATCATCACTCTCTGCGTCCTCTGCTATCTGTTCATCACCACTAAACCCAGAGGTCTAGACAACGGGCTGCCGTTGCGAGCGCCAG GCAATTCGGCAAGTCCACAAGAACCGGGTCCGAGTCACGCCAGCGCCCCTGCTGGACCTCAAGGCCTCAGGAAACACTTCCTGAGGGGCAAGCTGGACTGCGACAACCAGCCACCGGACCCTGACCGCCTTTTCCAGCGATGTTTCATGGCCACCGTGACATCCATCAACGTCGAGGGTCCCGCATAG